The sequence AATGTGTCGCTGGCGCCGGATCCCGGCGGACTGTCCACCGAGGACCTGATCGGCGGGGTGGAGCGCGGGATCTACGTGGTCGGCGACCGCTCCTGGTCGATCGACATGCAGCGATACAATTTCCAGTTCACCGGGCAGCGCTTCTTCCGGATCGAGAACGGCAGGCTCGCCGGTCAGCTGCGCGATGTCGCCTACCAGGCGACGACCACGGACTTCTGGGGCTCGATGGAGAAGGTCGGCGGCCCGCAGACCTACGTGCTGGGCGGCGCGTTCAACTGCGGCAAGGCCCAGCCGGGGCAGGTCGCGGCGGTCTCGCACGGCTGCCCCTCCGCCCTCTTCCGGGGCGTGAACATCCTCAACACGACGCAGGAGGCCGGACGATGAGCCGCGTCAGCAAGCCGTACGAGATCGTCGAGCAGGCCCTGGCCCTGTCCACCGCCGACGGGTGTGTCGTCATCGCGGACGAGAGTTCCTCCGCCAACCTGCGCTGGGCCGGCAACGCGCTGACCACGAACGGCGTGACCCGGGGGCGCTCCCTCACCGTCATCGCCACGGTCGACGGTGCCGAGGGCACGGCCTCCGGTGTGGTGTCCCGGTCCGCCGTCACCGCGGACGACCTGGAACCGCTCGTACGCGCCGCCGAGGCGGCCGCCCGCGGGGCCGGTCCGGCCGAGGACGCGCAGCCGCTGGTCTCCGGGGTGCCCTCCTCCCCCGACTTCACGGACGCACCGGCCGAGACGGGTTCGGACGTCTTCGCCGACTTCGCCCCGGCGCTCGGCGACGCGTTCGCCCGCGCCCGGTCCGGCGGCCGGGAGCTGTACGGGTTCGCCAACCATGAGATGAACTCGACGTACCTGGGTACGTCGACGGGGCTGCGGCTGCGCCACGACCAGCCGAACGGCACGCTGGAGCTGAACGCCAAGTCCCCCGACCGGACCCGGTCGGCGTGGGCGGGCCGGGCGACCCGGGACTTCAAGGATGTCGACCCGGCGGCCATGGACGCGGAACTGGCGCAGCGCCTGCGCTGGGCCGAGCGCCGTATCGAACTGCCCGCCGGGCGGTACGAGACGCTGCTGCCGCCGACCGCCGTGGCCGACCTGCTGATCTACCAGCTCTGGTCGTCCACCGCGCGGGACGCCACCGAGGGCCGCACGGTCTTCTCCACGCCCGGTGGCGGGACCCGGCTCGGCGAGACGCTGTCGCCGCTGCCGCTGACCCTGCGCAGTGATCCGCACGCGCCGGGGCTGGAGGCGGCGCCGTTCGTGATCGCGCACACCTCCGGGGACAGCGGCTCCGTCTTCGACAACGGGCTGCCGCTGGCGTCGACGGACTGGGTGAAGGAGGGCCGGCTGGAGCGGCTGACGACCACCCGGCACACGGCGGGCCTGACCGGGCTGCCGGTCGCCCCGCCCATCGACAACCTGCTGCTCGACGGGGGCGGTGAGCGGTCGCTGGAGGAGATGGTGGCCGCGACGACCGGGCGGGCCCTGCTGCTGACCTGCCTCTGGTACATCCGGGAGGTCGACCCGGCGACGCTGCTGCTGACCGGGCTGACGCGGGACGGGGTCTATCTGGTGGAGGACGGTGAGGTGGTCGGCGAGGTGAACAACTTCCGGTTCAACGAGTCGCCGGTCGATCTGCTGTCCCGGGCGTCCGAGGCGGGGCGCACCGAGAAGACGCTGCCGCGCGAGTGGGGCGACTGGTTCACCAGGGCCGCGATGCCCGCACTGCGCATCCCGGACTTCAACATGAGCTCGGTCAGCCTGGGCGTATGACCCGCCTAGACTGGCTCGGAGATCTCCATCCCGATTGATCACGAAGGAGCACCGGAACCGTGACGGACATCGTCGACGAGCTGAAGTGGCGCGGGCTGTTCGCCCAGTCCACTGACGAGGACGCATTGCGCAAGGCTCTCGCGGACGGTCCCGTCACCTTCTATTGCGGCTTCGACCCCACCGCGGCGAGTCTGCACGTCGGGCATCTGGTGCAGGTGCTCACCGTGCGCCGGCTCCAGCAGGCGGGGCACCGTCCGCTCGCTCTGGTGGGCGGGGCCACCGGTCAGATCGGTGACCCCCGTCCCACCGCCGAGCGCACGCTGAACGACCCGGAGACCATCGCCCGGTGGGTGCAGCGGCTGCGGGAGCAGATCGAGCCCTTCCTCGCCTTCGAGGGCCCGAACGCCGCCACGATGGTGAACAACCTGGACTGGACCGCGGGAATGTCCGCGATCGAGTTCCTGCGGGACATCGGCAAGCACTTCCGGGTCAACAAGATGCTCACCAAGGACTCGGTCGCCCGTCGGCTGGAGTCGCAGGAGGGGATCAGCTACACGGAGTTCAGCTACCAGCTGCTCCAGGGGATGGACTTCCTGGAGCTGTACCGGCGCCACGGCTGCGTTCTCCAGCAGGGCGGCAGCGACCAGTGGGGCAACCTCACGGCGGGCATCGACCTGATCCACCGGCTGGAGCCGGGTGCCACCGTGCACGCGCTGGCGACGCCGCTGATGGTGAAGGCGGACGGCACCAAGTTCGGCAAGTCCGAGAGCGGCGCCGTCTGGCTCGATCCGGAGATGACGACGCCGTACGCGTTCTACCAGTTCTGGCTGAACGTGGACGACCGGGACATCTCCCGGTACATGCGCATCCTCAGCTTCAGGAGCCGCGAGGAGCTCGAAGAGCTGGAGAAGCTGACCGAGGAGCGGCCGCAGGCCCGTTCGGCACAGCGTGCGCTGGCCGAGGAACTGACCACCCTGGTGCACGGCGGTGCGCAGTGCGCGGCGGTCATCGCGGCGTCGAAGGCGCTCTTCGGCCAGGGTGAGCTGGGCGAACTGGACGAGGCGACGCTGAGTGCGGCGCTCTCCGAGGTGCCCCACGCACAGGTGACCGAACTGGGCCCGGTGGTGGACCTTCTGGTGGAGGTCGGCCTGGCGCCGAGCAAGTCGGGGGCCCGCCGCACGGTCAAGGAGGGCGGCGCCTACGTGAACAACGTCAAGGTCACGGACGGCGAGGCCGCTCCGGCCCGGGAGGAACTGCTGCACGGGCGCTGGCTGGTGCTGCGCCGGGGCAAGAAGAACCTGGCGGCTGTCGAGGTCACGGGCGGCTGAGCCCGTAGGACACGCACACCACTGCGGCCGGACACGCGGGACGCGTGTCCGGCCGCAGTGCTCGGTCACCGCCGGTGACCGGTGCGGGTCAGGCTTTCTTTCTGCTGCCCCGGACCGACGCCCAGAGCATGTCCCCGACACCGACGACGGCCACGGCGCCGATCAGCTGCAGCACATGGCGTGTCCAGTCGATGCCCTTGGTGTCGTTGACGCCGATCCAGGTCGCCACGGCGTTGCCGAGGACGCTGCCGATGATGCCGAAGACGGTCGTCAGCCAGAGCGGGATGTTCTGCTTGCCGGGAAGGATCGCCTTGGCGATCAGACCGAGCACCAGACCCACGATGATTGCCCACAACCAGCCCATATCGCCTCCTAGTACGGCGCGGTGCGCGCGTCCGCCCAGTCTCGCCCCCTCCCCCGTACAGCGCATTTCGGACGGGTCCGAACGGGGGGAGGTATACGGGAGCGGTGCGGGGGGATGCGTAGGGGCGGGGTGGTCGCAGCGCGTACGGCACGCCCCGGTCTCGTAACCGGCCGATGCCGGGCGTACCGTGGACGCGGCCCGGTCCTGGGAGTGTCCGGCACAGCGATCTGGTGGTGGGAACATGATGCGCAAGCAGCACGGTGCGGAGGTCTTCCGGATCACGGGGGCGCGTCAGGGCCTGGCCGACGACGTCCGGGGCAGGCAGCGGCGCTATGTGATCTCCATGTCCGTGCGCACGGTGTCGGTGGTGCTGGCCGCGGTCCTGTGGAACGTCGAGCGGCATGTGGCCATCGTGGGGCTCGCGCTGGGGATTCTGCTGCCGTACGTGGCGGTGGTGATCGCCAACGCGGGCCGGGAGAACGCGCCTTCACTGCCGTCGACGTTCGTCTCGGAACCGCTGCGGCCCGCCGTCGGAGCGGCCCCGGCGGC is a genomic window of Streptomyces sp. NBC_01237 containing:
- a CDS encoding metallopeptidase TldD-related protein; amino-acid sequence: MSRVSKPYEIVEQALALSTADGCVVIADESSSANLRWAGNALTTNGVTRGRSLTVIATVDGAEGTASGVVSRSAVTADDLEPLVRAAEAAARGAGPAEDAQPLVSGVPSSPDFTDAPAETGSDVFADFAPALGDAFARARSGGRELYGFANHEMNSTYLGTSTGLRLRHDQPNGTLELNAKSPDRTRSAWAGRATRDFKDVDPAAMDAELAQRLRWAERRIELPAGRYETLLPPTAVADLLIYQLWSSTARDATEGRTVFSTPGGGTRLGETLSPLPLTLRSDPHAPGLEAAPFVIAHTSGDSGSVFDNGLPLASTDWVKEGRLERLTTTRHTAGLTGLPVAPPIDNLLLDGGGERSLEEMVAATTGRALLLTCLWYIREVDPATLLLTGLTRDGVYLVEDGEVVGEVNNFRFNESPVDLLSRASEAGRTEKTLPREWGDWFTRAAMPALRIPDFNMSSVSLGV
- the tyrS gene encoding tyrosine--tRNA ligase translates to MTDIVDELKWRGLFAQSTDEDALRKALADGPVTFYCGFDPTAASLHVGHLVQVLTVRRLQQAGHRPLALVGGATGQIGDPRPTAERTLNDPETIARWVQRLREQIEPFLAFEGPNAATMVNNLDWTAGMSAIEFLRDIGKHFRVNKMLTKDSVARRLESQEGISYTEFSYQLLQGMDFLELYRRHGCVLQQGGSDQWGNLTAGIDLIHRLEPGATVHALATPLMVKADGTKFGKSESGAVWLDPEMTTPYAFYQFWLNVDDRDISRYMRILSFRSREELEELEKLTEERPQARSAQRALAEELTTLVHGGAQCAAVIAASKALFGQGELGELDEATLSAALSEVPHAQVTELGPVVDLLVEVGLAPSKSGARRTVKEGGAYVNNVKVTDGEAAPAREELLHGRWLVLRRGKKNLAAVEVTGG
- a CDS encoding GlsB/YeaQ/YmgE family stress response membrane protein, coding for MGWLWAIIVGLVLGLIAKAILPGKQNIPLWLTTVFGIIGSVLGNAVATWIGVNDTKGIDWTRHVLQLIGAVAVVGVGDMLWASVRGSRKKA
- a CDS encoding DUF3099 domain-containing protein, yielding MMRKQHGAEVFRITGARQGLADDVRGRQRRYVISMSVRTVSVVLAAVLWNVERHVAIVGLALGILLPYVAVVIANAGRENAPSLPSTFVSEPLRPAVGAAPAAAPASGPADSGVQDGPADHVRQPHEHR